One genomic segment of Vibrio penaeicida includes these proteins:
- the galM gene encoding galactose-1-epimerase — translation MVTLTNSQGMSVSVMDIGATWLTCILPLESGPRDVVLGVNDMDDFYHQTAYFGASVGRYANRIENGRFTLNDKKYQVSQNQAPHSLHGGTEGFDKRRWLIEQYNNQCVVLTMVSSDGDQGFPGQIQVKVKYELSEDNRLLIEYSAYSNGDTVVNLTNHAYFNLDGQGDVLNHKLNVHADEYLPVNAEGIPESEPMSVIGTGFDFHTTKSIKQDLLLDEHQQKVGGYDHSFILNGSIESANQEQPTQTKACSLISSDSAVVLNISTNQEAIQIYSGNYLAGTIGKEEAYNIHSGIALETQCLPNSPNRNLSACLLKAGESYLHTTSFQFVY, via the coding sequence GTGGTTACATTGACTAATTCACAAGGCATGTCGGTGTCTGTGATGGACATCGGAGCAACATGGTTAACCTGCATTTTACCCCTAGAAAGTGGCCCACGGGACGTGGTTTTAGGCGTAAACGACATGGATGATTTCTATCACCAGACCGCGTACTTTGGCGCTAGCGTCGGGCGCTATGCAAATCGTATCGAAAATGGGCGCTTTACACTGAATGATAAGAAATACCAAGTTTCGCAAAACCAAGCACCGCATAGTTTGCATGGTGGTACAGAAGGGTTCGATAAAAGGCGTTGGCTTATTGAGCAATACAACAACCAGTGCGTTGTGCTAACAATGGTGTCTTCCGATGGCGATCAGGGTTTTCCTGGTCAGATACAGGTAAAAGTAAAGTATGAGCTGAGTGAAGATAATCGGCTGCTCATCGAATATTCGGCGTACTCCAATGGTGACACGGTTGTTAACTTAACTAACCATGCCTATTTTAATTTGGACGGGCAGGGAGATGTCCTTAACCACAAGTTAAATGTTCATGCCGATGAATACCTACCCGTCAATGCAGAAGGCATTCCAGAATCGGAACCTATGAGTGTTATAGGAACGGGCTTTGATTTTCATACTACAAAAAGCATTAAGCAGGATTTGTTACTCGATGAACATCAACAAAAGGTCGGAGGGTACGATCATTCTTTTATTCTTAATGGCTCAATTGAAAGCGCTAATCAAGAACAGCCAACTCAGACAAAGGCGTGTTCATTAATATCTTCTGATTCCGCAGTAGTGTTGAATATTTCGACGAACCAAGAAGCGATTCAAATCTACAGCGGAAACTATCTTGCAGGTACGATAGGAAAAGAGGAGGCATACAATATTCACAGCGGTATTGCTCTTGAAACTCAGTGCCTCCCTAATTCTCCAAATCGCAATTTGTCTGCTTGTTTATTAAAGGCAGGTGAATCATATCTACATACCACTTCATTTCAATTTGTGTATTGA
- the galK gene encoding galactokinase, whose amino-acid sequence MNELVKHVQHSFIDAFEQESSHLIQAPGRVNLIGEHTDYNDGFVLPCAINYQTVVAAKKREDNLIRVIALDYGSEYDEFNIAEPILNEPNKMWSNYIRGVVLHLRHRGYVFQGADLVISGNIPQGTGLSSSASLEVAIGKTMSEIYGLDIDEQDIALNGQEAENQFVGCNCGIMDQLISAKGKEGSALLIDCRTLETLPISLPDELGVLIINSNKKRGLVDSEYNTRRQQCEEAAKFFDVPALRDVSEQQLYFAKDQLSDVVYRRAKHVITENERTVSASLALKQRNVEALSALMRESHRSMKEDFEITIPEIDYLVAKIDDLIGSTGGVRMTGGGFGGCVIALAPKEAIPLIQKDVIPSYFDKFGLHAELHICSAESGTSVVEL is encoded by the coding sequence ATGAACGAACTGGTGAAACACGTACAACATTCGTTTATCGATGCGTTTGAGCAAGAATCTAGTCACTTAATTCAAGCTCCTGGGCGAGTAAATCTGATAGGTGAGCACACCGATTATAATGATGGGTTTGTGTTGCCATGTGCCATCAACTATCAAACGGTTGTGGCAGCTAAAAAGCGAGAAGACAACTTAATCAGAGTCATTGCGTTGGATTATGGCAGTGAATACGACGAGTTTAATATCGCAGAACCGATATTAAATGAGCCAAATAAAATGTGGTCGAACTACATTCGTGGCGTTGTACTGCATTTACGCCATCGTGGGTACGTCTTTCAGGGGGCAGATCTGGTGATTTCAGGCAATATCCCCCAAGGAACAGGATTGAGTTCTTCTGCGTCACTGGAGGTCGCGATTGGTAAAACCATGTCTGAGATCTACGGCCTCGATATTGACGAACAAGACATTGCGCTTAACGGACAAGAAGCCGAAAACCAGTTTGTAGGCTGTAATTGCGGCATCATGGATCAGTTGATTTCAGCAAAAGGCAAAGAGGGCAGTGCACTGCTTATCGATTGCCGAACATTAGAAACGTTACCAATCTCGCTGCCAGACGAATTGGGGGTTCTAATCATCAATTCCAACAAGAAGCGTGGCTTGGTAGACAGTGAATACAACACGCGACGCCAACAATGCGAAGAAGCTGCAAAATTCTTCGATGTTCCGGCTTTGAGAGACGTATCAGAACAGCAATTGTACTTTGCTAAAGATCAGCTAAGCGACGTGGTTTATCGCCGAGCAAAGCATGTGATCACTGAAAACGAAAGAACGGTATCCGCCAGTTTGGCGTTGAAACAGCGTAACGTCGAAGCACTGTCTGCACTGATGCGCGAATCCCATCGTTCGATGAAAGAAGATTTTGAAATCACTATTCCAGAAATTGATTACTTGGTGGCTAAAATCGACGATTTGATAGGGAGCACGGGTGGCGTAAGAATGACGGGCGGAGGCTTTGGTGGCTGTGTTATTGCACTTGCCCCTAAAGAAGCCATTCCACTTATTCAGAAAGACGTGATCCCCAGTTATTTTGATAAATTCGGGCTACATGCCGAGCTGCACATATGTTCTGCCGAATCTGGCACATCGGTCGTTGAACTATGA
- a CDS encoding filamentous hemagglutinin N-terminal domain-containing protein: MKKITKSVEFKRRGISYKVAACLASVILLFPTGLTSAGEGYVPADTVIGVKQGSVRPEKTSDGARVNYIYPETKENVTFSRTQFSHFINRFNTLYINNNPKINSKLIEPSNLTIIENLSSQPMVIGNIEVLGKRSDLLFVSPSGIVCDSCNFKNAGRVTLAAGSLSNNHQEITTKNGTITIQGNGLTTSDADIIDLVSERFVQYAPIDTFVKVKKLSGGGYTLDSNGSHVAAQTHLRINVGDYIVDYETLESTWNGGSKNNTLTIDRNINAGSLYIHAPGDITLASSALPILNTKADISIVGSHKDKSVIPFGSIKLTSYGAITLLDSTIVSPSKVALNSSNLYISPSSSDSFQKASIDADSVSFAVKDNIYNGGLITAGDVRLSAKNFYNAGKPDGDDFNWKAGGEIFASRDIFIQADLSLVNVNRGMLVGNNVYLSSGLEIKNGQSEPWYCLPQQYQAYGAGLHIPSDKVDLGIGAGTIMSRKVQACPVGSRKYWSTTEREAYIFGFNIALKSPKVINSNPRLDLFKDINEYNNRGARNTNSDPADDLTTIENSHEVSISAENTLQIEASTSLQNGSGSLEVLNGDFALTTPLFENHRYYIAGRTHNTSNQNVQWLAANSPVARVLVGHNLDIKGNKISNLAGNFEVLGGMQGRLTAFENFGLTLRKKVIGTRIYHHSRTYCSKRVWRWCVRRSTHRWTTSSQYLVSLENTDQVPAFFYLGSGVFDVTGVATPERNEEGTITSGTITYGNF; the protein is encoded by the coding sequence ATGAAGAAAATAACCAAGTCAGTTGAGTTTAAACGTAGGGGAATCTCGTACAAAGTAGCCGCTTGCCTCGCCTCCGTTATCCTATTGTTTCCCACTGGGCTTACTTCTGCTGGGGAAGGTTATGTCCCCGCTGACACAGTAATTGGCGTGAAACAAGGAAGCGTTAGACCGGAAAAAACTTCAGATGGAGCTAGGGTAAATTACATTTACCCTGAAACAAAAGAAAATGTGACTTTCAGTCGAACTCAGTTTTCCCATTTCATAAACAGATTCAACACCCTGTATATCAACAACAACCCGAAGATTAATTCAAAGCTTATTGAGCCCTCTAACCTCACGATCATCGAAAACCTGTCTAGTCAGCCGATGGTGATTGGTAACATCGAGGTGTTAGGTAAACGAAGCGACCTATTGTTTGTGAGCCCTTCAGGGATTGTATGCGATTCATGTAACTTCAAAAACGCTGGGAGAGTCACGCTCGCCGCAGGCTCTTTAAGCAATAACCATCAAGAAATCACAACAAAGAATGGCACCATAACCATTCAAGGCAATGGGCTAACCACTTCCGATGCCGACATTATTGATTTGGTCAGTGAGAGGTTTGTTCAATATGCACCCATCGATACGTTTGTAAAAGTGAAAAAGCTTAGCGGTGGTGGTTATACTCTGGATTCAAATGGAAGCCACGTTGCCGCCCAAACCCATCTTCGAATCAACGTAGGGGATTACATTGTCGACTACGAGACATTGGAGTCGACATGGAATGGTGGAAGCAAAAACAACACGTTAACGATTGATCGCAACATCAACGCTGGCAGTCTTTACATTCATGCACCCGGTGATATTACCCTTGCCAGTTCAGCTTTGCCTATTTTGAATACCAAAGCTGATATTTCTATTGTGGGTTCACATAAAGATAAGTCTGTGATCCCATTTGGTTCGATCAAACTTACCTCGTATGGGGCAATCACATTACTAGATTCAACCATCGTTTCTCCCTCAAAGGTGGCATTGAATAGTAGCAATTTATACATTTCACCTTCTTCCAGCGACTCCTTTCAGAAAGCTAGCATTGATGCTGACTCGGTATCGTTTGCGGTTAAGGACAATATCTACAACGGTGGTTTAATAACAGCCGGTGATGTACGTCTAAGCGCAAAAAATTTCTATAACGCAGGGAAACCTGATGGTGATGACTTCAATTGGAAAGCTGGTGGTGAAATTTTCGCAAGTCGAGATATTTTTATTCAAGCGGATTTATCGTTGGTGAATGTAAACAGAGGCATGCTAGTCGGGAACAATGTTTACCTTTCGTCTGGTTTAGAAATCAAAAATGGACAAAGTGAACCTTGGTATTGCTTACCACAACAATATCAGGCATATGGAGCCGGCCTACATATTCCTAGCGATAAAGTGGATTTAGGTATCGGTGCAGGCACTATCATGAGCCGTAAAGTACAAGCTTGCCCTGTAGGCAGTAGGAAATATTGGTCTACGACAGAGCGTGAAGCTTATATTTTTGGGTTTAATATTGCTTTGAAATCGCCCAAAGTGATCAATTCCAACCCGAGACTGGACTTGTTCAAAGACATCAACGAATACAATAATCGCGGAGCGAGAAATACGAACAGTGATCCAGCCGATGACTTAACAACCATTGAAAATTCTCATGAAGTATCGATTTCTGCTGAAAATACGTTGCAAATTGAGGCTTCAACGTCGCTACAAAATGGTTCAGGAAGTCTAGAGGTATTGAATGGGGACTTTGCTCTTACAACACCACTATTTGAGAATCATCGGTATTACATAGCTGGCCGAACCCACAATACGTCAAATCAAAATGTGCAATGGTTGGCAGCCAATAGTCCAGTAGCAAGAGTATTGGTAGGTCACAATCTTGATATTAAGGGCAACAAAATTAGCAATCTAGCAGGGAATTTTGAAGTTCTTGGTGGTATGCAAGGTCGCTTAACTGCATTCGAGAATTTTGGTTTAACACTTCGTAAAAAAGTGATAGGGACACGAATATACCACCACTCAAGAACCTATTGCTCAAAG
- a CDS encoding UDP-glucose--hexose-1-phosphate uridylyltransferase — protein MNLGQFDPKEHPHRRYNPLTGQWILVSPHRAKRPWSGQSDEIELGSEESYQVDCFLCPTNTRVSGEVNPDYKGCFVFQNDFAALMPDSPAPEKSDDPLFQSGAANGLSRVICFSPDHSKTLPELSVSQITEVVNTWDAQVTELGKEYLWVQAFENKGEMMGCSQPHPHGQIWANSFLPNEIARKDGLLWEYRDSHGSNLLLDYALREQALQERVVVETDSWIAVVPYWASWPFETLLLPKFKAQRFAELNGAQREDLAKALKSLTTRYDNLFQCSFPYSMGWHFAPYFKDERDIDHWQLHAHFYPPLLRNASVRKFMVGYEMLAEYQRDLTPEQAAEKLSALSDVHYKQA, from the coding sequence ATGAATTTAGGTCAATTTGACCCCAAGGAGCACCCTCACAGACGATACAACCCATTAACTGGGCAATGGATATTGGTTTCTCCACACCGAGCAAAACGCCCATGGAGTGGGCAAAGTGATGAAATTGAACTGGGTAGCGAGGAAAGCTATCAAGTTGACTGTTTTCTATGTCCAACGAATACACGCGTGTCAGGAGAAGTGAACCCAGATTACAAAGGGTGTTTTGTGTTCCAAAATGATTTCGCAGCACTTATGCCAGATTCTCCTGCACCAGAAAAATCGGACGACCCACTTTTTCAAAGTGGTGCGGCTAATGGACTTAGCCGAGTGATTTGTTTTTCTCCCGACCATAGCAAAACACTGCCTGAATTGAGTGTGAGTCAAATTACGGAAGTGGTAAACACTTGGGACGCTCAAGTGACAGAACTCGGTAAAGAATACCTTTGGGTACAAGCTTTCGAAAATAAAGGTGAAATGATGGGGTGTTCTCAGCCTCACCCGCATGGTCAGATCTGGGCGAACAGCTTTCTACCGAATGAAATCGCACGTAAAGATGGGTTGTTATGGGAGTACAGAGACTCTCATGGCAGTAATTTACTGTTGGATTACGCGCTGAGGGAACAAGCGTTGCAAGAGCGGGTTGTTGTCGAAACGGACAGCTGGATTGCCGTTGTTCCTTACTGGGCATCTTGGCCATTCGAAACATTACTGCTCCCGAAGTTTAAAGCGCAGCGTTTTGCTGAGCTGAATGGGGCACAGAGGGAGGATCTTGCCAAAGCACTTAAATCCTTAACAACTCGATACGATAATCTATTTCAATGCTCGTTCCCCTATTCGATGGGGTGGCACTTTGCTCCGTACTTTAAAGACGAGCGCGACATTGATCATTGGCAACTACACGCCCATTTTTACCCACCGCTATTACGCAATGCCAGCGTACGAAAATTTATGGTGGGCTACGAAATGCTTGCGGAATATCAGCGAGATCTAACGCCAGAACAAGCGGCAGAAAAGTTATCTGCACTGAGTGATGTGCATTACAAGCAAGCTTGA